GGAAGCAGGATGATCGAGTTCACACTTACCATCCTCTGATTTCTCGGCAAGACTACGAGTTGGGAAGTCTTCGTCATTTGTCGGACAATGTTTTTCAAGGCGATCCAAGTGCCATGGTCATGCACCTCATCAGCGAATCGAAAATTTCCAAAG
This genomic window from Deltaproteobacteria bacterium contains:
- a CDS encoding BlaI/MecI/CopY family transcriptional regulator — encoded protein: MISRQDYELGSLRHLSDNVFQGDPSAMVMHLISESKISKEELQNIRKILNERIGK